A portion of the Microtus ochrogaster isolate Prairie Vole_2 unplaced genomic scaffold, MicOch1.0 UNK25, whole genome shotgun sequence genome contains these proteins:
- the LOC106144363 gene encoding peptidyl-prolyl cis-trans isomerase A-like: MCQGGDITCHNGTGGRSIYGEKFEDENFILKQTGPGILSMANAGPNTNGSQFLICTTKTEWLDGKHVVFGKVKEGMNIVEAMERFGSRNGKTSKKITISDCGQLLILLTCGLLTHQTIPSVAQESTPAPSARSTL; the protein is encoded by the coding sequence ATGTGCCAGGGTGGTGACATCACATGCCATAATGGCACTGGTGGCAGATCCATCTAcggagaaaaatttgaggatgagaacttcatcctgaagcaaacaggtcctggcatcttgtccatggcaaatgctggaccaaacacaAACGGTTCCCAGTTTTTAATCTGCACCACCAagactgagtggctggatggcaaacatgtggtctttgggaaggtgaaagaaggcATGAACATTGTGGAAGCCATGGAGCGTTTTGGGTCCAGGAATGGCAAGACCAGCAAGAAGATCACCATTTCCGACTGTGGACAGCTGTTAATTCTTTTGACTTGTGGACTTCTTACCCACCAGACcattccttctgtagctcaggagagcaccccagccccatctgctcgcagtaccctgtaa